The following DNA comes from Capsicum annuum cultivar UCD-10X-F1 chromosome 7, UCD10Xv1.1, whole genome shotgun sequence.
gaataatagtgtctttaatcatgttaatgcatgcatttgatccattgcattgctaagatcatagattttgaggtattagtaatatacACCTTAATATACAAAAGAGTGTATAACTGATGCaaatattagttatacatagggtaaaaaggtatACTAAACAAGACATTAATAATACACGTTAAATTAATGCATAAATTAAACTAATGTATgcattaattttctaatacactctaccaaacgaccctaaGTGGTTATATAATTCTATCCCCTGTAGAAGTAATTATGGATCCTAAATTTGTGAAAGGAGAAACAATACGAAATGTATCGAATTGTTAATGCGTGTAATCATCAAATTGGATAAAAAAGTAGTAGTAATAGATCCAAAGTTTTTACCAAGAGGAGACATATATAGTATTGTAAGTTTTCGATAAAGGAATTCGAATGGATCCCTTGCGGTCCCTAATAGTAGACGTTTAACCATGAGAATTTTttactttgttaaagaaaaattatttcactgtgaaaataactttaatttatactCGTGGTCAAATACAACATCAACTCCAACACTAGCTCCgaaaaatcattattttaatgACCAAACGGGGCCTTAGTTTTGTACATGTAGCAAGGCTGgacaaaacataaaattaatttcatagtacGTCCTCCTTTTTCTGAAATGGAACTTTCATATCTTGTATTTGGAAGCTTGCATGTGTAGAAGGATCGTATAGCAATCCTTCAACTTGCCTTTGGACTTTGGAGTTTGGGCAAATAATGGCAGCATTTTGATTAAAGCCCTATGTCTTAGATTTTCATGAATGAATTTACTTAACCTTTACTTGCATCAAATACTTATACCAATATTTTAATTACATTATCGTACTAGTAAAACACTTAATTTaccatgaaaattttgatatgacTGCGAGTAATTTTGTTCAACTAGACATGCACATCAAGCGACTTGCAAATCACTTAGCCAACATCATTTTATCCTCTTTGATTTTTTGTCAAATTAAGTGTcccctttaaaatttttaattaaaaaaattatccctTTTAACTCCGAACCCTACATATATGAATTGAATgattaaaataaatttgtataCATAACATTTAAATAGAGCAGCTTTAAAGCATAGGGGGTCAGGTCAGGGTGTATTTTGGAGTTTCCTAGTTTGCAGTGCAAGTTGCTAGATCACCGTGTGTGTGAGTTTTGTTTGATGATAACGGCAACTCATTGTAAATACTCTTTTACAGTTTTACTCATACAAACAgttgtctttaatttcttatAACTTAAATGCTTTTCTACTCACCTCAAATTTAATAATATACTACGAGAagcacaataacaaacatattcAGCGTAATTTTATATGTAGAGTTCGAAAAAAACAGTACATACGTATACTTTATTTTGAGTCGAGGAGCTTTTGAAAATAGCCTCGATCTCTACCCGGCCTCCTCCGGATAGTGGTAAGGTGTGCATACACTCTATTCTCATCAGACATTATTTGTAGAAATTTACTGTGTATGTTGTTGCGGTTGAAGGTAGAGAGTGGTTTTCGATAGACAATagactcaaaaaaaataaaaaaaattcaaagcgaTTTGAAAAAAGAAAGTATCGGAGTGACGAATGAACAATAGTTAGAGCAAAATAATACGACAgctaaaacatgtaaaataacaAGTAATACAAAAATCGAAgaataatgaagaaattaagtACGAATACTATAAATGCATTTTTATCCCAAagtattttatttctacagaAAAATAATCTGGTTCAGGGGATAATCTTTATTGGTCTTTATATATGTAAAGCTTGTTCTTTTGGCTTTATTCTGccttttttgttcattaaatacttttaccatatatttcaacacgcattttcaacaaataaaaatataaagttgtgttaaattttttttaaaattattagtaGTAGCATTTAAAAAAGAGATaatgtatgtatttttatttacttgtAATGAAAAAGGTAGTTTGTCTTCAATAAGTTTGATAGGTGCTTGGGCATGCTAGCATTTTATTCACGGATTGTCTTGTTATGGTCTATCTTGTTTCAGAGTTTAACTTTgtcattttcaaatttcaactgaTTTATGCTTGGAtcactacaaaaataaatattactcCTACTACTGTATTATTATGACATAAAGCCTTGAGAATATAAATggtttcatttttcattttcatttatgAACATATCGgcctttttatattatatacaaaatagTCCAACAATACAACCAAAAATAACTTGAGTCTCTACTCTAGTACATATACAAATTTTCAGCTAGTTATTCCTACGGATTCCTTTCAACTAGCATTAGTTTTTACAAACGAAATGACGTGGATAATAACTTAATTATCTTGTGCAGGGATCTTCTGCGGGCGTTGGGGAACCCTCCGGTTCGCCATGGAGGAAGGAATCTGAATGGAGCTGCGGACTTGCTAGCTAAGGAGGGCCGGAAGAAGAAATTCAACGACCTTTTGATGAATGTGTTTATTCGTAAGATGATTGAAATAGACAAGGAACGACAATGTACACTCTTAGTTTCAGGAATATGTAATAATAgtactagattaggactaactccagaAAGCAATTACTCTAACGCAGCTAAATTTTATTCAGTACTGATATTAAAGCTCGATTATATTTTAATCACGCAGCTCATTTCTAGAGGCGACAGTCTTAactaaattatttctttcttaggGGCTCAAACCATATATCTGAAAATATTACAGATCAAACATGAGACCTACATATATCACATAAACATAGTTTTGTAGTTTTGTTGTTATTAACTTTATCAAGATGCCTATAATACAAGCACCAataaatgaagagaaaaataaggaagagGGTAATAAGTAATGTAAGGGGCCAGAAAAAAAGAGTGGGCAGGTACATTTTGGATGGATTTTTAACCTTTGTCTCTGTCAATTGGattatatgaataataataataatactatatatatatatatatataataataataataataatgtgtgCTGACAGAAAAGATATGAAACAGCTTTATTGGATGGATGGTGAAATCTGCTTTTTACTCTTTAactcttttatctttttatattttttttttctcctattttaaaacTACTTTCTGTTCCTTCCCTTTCATTTACTTCACTGACAAAACCAATACCTGCACTTTTTCTCACACACGCACGCATACTCTATACACACCAATCCAAATAATTCAACTTCTATACACTTTACTAGTAGGTATATAATTGACGTATactaattaactaaaataaaaaaaatatttacttgaTATACTTATAAGCTTTCGATATGTACAAAGTTCAACATAaatctaaaacataaaaatttgttATGTGCAGACTTTTGCAAGAGATTATTTTTATGGATCGAACTTGTGACCTATAGATTACATAACGATAATTTTACTAGTTATGACAAGGCTCCCCTTTAATTTATGTGTTTAAGTGGACTcaatattaatgataatgaaacttaGTCTCGTTTGAAAAtgtatttcaaattaaatattaaaagcgTTTTACGTTCTACTTTCTGAAACATATAGTTTAGATGTGTATTTTACTTGAAAATTAACGTATTTAAGTGGACTAGATATTAAACTCAATATTGACGATAATAGATCTTAGCTCCCGTTTGgacattatttaaaatttaaagagtaCTATTTGTTTTGATATTATAATTTCTATAACTTAAAGTTATATGTTTAGATATGAATTTTACTCGgaaaaagttctaaattttatgaataaaatgaaatttCTCCAAAAGACTGAATTTGTTCaaataatttctctcaaattgaaaactaaatatttcaaatttgaagttTAATATTGAACTGATTTGACGGGAAAGATTATAAGAAAGGGAAAGAGAATTTAGAATCAACGTCGACTAtcagaaaaattaattatatgtcTTTATCAATGGATTTTTAAAGGTCACCTTTTTCCAGCATAAATGATTTTATGGACCCTGGATATATAACTTATCGAACGACATCAAATTCCCCTAAATGGTACAATATAATGTttaagaacttttttttttaattctttataaaaCATTAGCCGAAGACCGAGctaatatttatatgcatatataatataaaaagaaataaagaaataattgagCGTCTCCCTATATTGTCATTTGACTTTCTTTAAACCAATCACaacattttatttcaaaatttgaaacaaaatttaagaacaaATGGCTACCTCATTTTATACATCGACAATCTCtaaatatttaatcaattaaATCCAATAAAATGTAGTTGCAAGTAATTTCATTAACAATCTATAATAATAATCTTTAGAAAATGTTATTTCTTTAGTTTGATTTTGCTTGTCATATTTTCAAAGTcacatatttatagtattatttattattttgttctaGTATATATAACAATTAGAACAACGTATTTAGTATATTCTCATTAAGTGGGGTTTGACAAGAATAAGATATATACAGTCCATACCACAAATAAAAGAAATCAGACACCTAAAGAGTAATACTATGaacaatatatttaaaaatcacaaacatcacgAAAATAccacaaataaaaaattacaagacACAGGCATAACACTGTGACTACAGACACAGCTATAAACAAAACATTCCTTCTCACTAACAACGACGTACTCCTACCCACTACCCCTATATCTAAATTTGCCTCCTCTACAACATATTCTCTAGAGTCGTGTTCTCCTCACATGAGTTTTCgcttcattaaattttttttaattttaaaatattaaattaatctaattcaattcaattacaatatttaattaaattgttACACTATCCaatttcttttctaaaaaatacaCCAAACAAAagttaaaaactttttttttttccaaataaatacaTCATCCTCCTTCCCTACCCCTACCCTACCCATACTCGTGTGGTTAGTAGTTGTCACACAACTCACAAGCTCTACAACCCTACTCAATATGTccatctctttctctctctaggCTTATCGATATCATAATAAGAGCCATATAGCTTTAGCCTAGCATAGTACACTACACAAAAATAAAACAGAACCAAGACTGTCCAGTTGCACAGATTTTTTCCTTttccccccacccccaccatcccacccaccccaccccacccccatgAACCAAATGTACACCATCTCTCCTATAATATAACCCCCCTCCCAATTCCACACCTTTGTCAACTTCACTATTTCCATATTGTCTTCCATTTTCTTTGTGTATTAAAAAACTTGATGGAGAACTATCAAATGCATTTTGATTGTGGTGATCCACATTTGCCTCCTGGTTTTCGATTTCACCCTACTGATGAAGAGCTTATTACTTACTATTTGCTGAAGAAAGTTTTGGATTCCAACTTTACTGCTCGTGCTATTGCTGAAGTTGATCTCAATAAATGTGAACCTTGGGAACTTCCTGGTATATATAgttcttcaaatattttatgaaattaaagagTTCATTGAGAATTTATGAAACTTTTTTTCgactgaaattattgttttgaacATCAATTagtacatgttttttttttttttttttcatttctgaCTTTAACTACTAAACTCCTTTCATACGTTGAAATACTTTTTTTCAACTTCAACtacgaaaatctttttttttttaaacccaATTTCAACACCTAAACTCTATCATGATATACCAATCTTTACACGTTTATAAATGACTTTTTTCAACTTCTTATgattacaaaatttaaattattttttctgacTTCAACCTCTTATAAACCCATCCATGTtccttttttttcaatatttaagtaCTCTTTCTCTACTTGAATTACTAAACCCCTCTCATTTTTCTACGCTTTAACTACTAAATTCAGATTAAACACGTCTTCAACATCCAaatgcatcttttttttttcttttaaattttaaatagtcATTTACAACATCAACTAAATTACTTCAactcctcttttattttttttcataattatccTCTTTTTTGTAATATCTTTTTAGGGAAAGCCAAGATGGGAGAAAAAGAGTGGTACTTTTTCAGCCTACGTGATAGGAAATACCCAACAGGTCTGAGGACCAACAGAGCTACTGAGGCTGGTTACTGGAAAGCTACTGGAAAAGATAGGGAAATTTTCAGCTCAAAGACTTGTGCACTTGTTGGTatgaagaaaaccctagttttctatAGAGGTAGAGCTCCAAAAGGAGAGAAAAGTAATTGGGTTATGCATGAATATCGTCTTGATGGCAAATTTGCCTATCACTATATCTCCAGAAGTTCTAAGGTACtgcttcaaaatttacacaattgtgtgtctttcttttttaaaaaataaatgttatgGTTCCTTCACATACATCAACATATTTGGTGTAATTTCACAAAGTAAGAGTAGGAAGGTAGGATCTACGGAGTTGCGGCGAAGTTAGAAAATTTGTTATGGTTGttaaaaagatttttaatgaaaacgtgtaagtttttttttttttttttactttgtataTGTTTGTATAATTATTTACATGCGTAGAATTTTTTGATTAAGTGTGTTTAACTGGCCTTCCTTCACTACATACGACTACGCCACTTGTATTCAGGCGTTACATCTACCATTTGTTATTTTggcttaaaagaaaaatatttattaggaaaATTAGAAGCAAATTAgcaagaaacaaaaatatttatgattagaAACTACGTAAATTAATTTGTCGGTGCATTTGTTGAAAGCATACAAATACATTGTGTCTTTTGATGAAATACACCGattcaaattatgttattttgtttttgtataatGTTATGTTACTAGTTATACTTTTTGATTGGATTAAAGAGAGATATACTGGAGATATTCTGTGCAGAAATATCATTGATATCACTGCTAGAGCCAGAGATATTGAAGCAGAAAGTTTTGTGAAACTTCGTTTTCAATGTCTCAATTGCTTATGATTAAGAAGGATATATACATGGTtcgagaaaacaaaaaagaaataagggCAGAAGAATTTGCCTTTATTATGATCAAAGCAATTATACTTTTCAGAATATTATACTGTCATGTTGATAGCGATTTAATATTATCACTTCTGCTTACTTTAATAGCCTTGTAAAGTAAGCATGTTGAAGTGCTTACGTAAAATTAGTCCCTTCTATTTTGACTTTAAATTTTGACATAAAGTTGAATCATATTTCCCTTGTGTGGCTATAGTGGATAtgtcattatatgtatatattctttACTTTTCAACGTAGATTCAAACCTTTCTCTAATAATTCTAAGTCATATTCAAGTCACGGCCTGGTCCCGAACTTCACTTGTGAGATTATAGATATGTTATTTTTTGGTGCTTAACGTTTGGTAGATTTCAAACATTTGATTCTAAGGTAAATTTTGAAGCCAGCCTAAACCATCCCCAACTTCACTTGTGGGATTATACCGTACTAGTTATGTTATTGCTACGTTCTAATCTAGTATTCATAAAGTTGAAATCTTGGCTTTTATCTCTGCGTGATTCGTTACTTcacattttgatgttttaatttgttttactACAGGATGAGTGGGTGATCTCGAGGGTTTTTCAAAAGAGTGCTACTGCTATTACTGGTACAGCCACTTCAAATGGTGGCAAAAAAAGGCCAAGTTCAAGCATCAACAACATGTACCAGGAAGTAAGTTCACCCTCCTCCGTCTCTCACCTCCCTCCGCTCCTCGATTCATCTCCCTACAGCACCACTGCCACTTCCTCATCAGTCGTCATCAGTGCTCGCGATCATAGCTTCAAAAAGGAGCACGTGTCCTGTTTCTCCACAACAGCAACAAACAGTGCTACTATCGACCCGCATTCTGTCTTTGACATTTccaacaccttgcatgcacttcCTTTCACTCACTATGGACGGAACTCGACTTTCCCTAGCTTAACATCTCTTCACGAGAACCTCCAGCTTCCGTTGTTCTCCGGTGGAGCCTCCGCCATGCACGGAGGGTTTTCGAATTCCATTGGTAATTGGTCAGTACCAGAGACTCAGAAAGTGGAGCAGTCTGAACTCGACTGTATGTGGACTTACTGAATGTGCATGTTTAATCcaagtgttttgtttattttaatcaGTACTTTTTATCGATCGGATAGTGAAAATATCAAATTATCGTTTTAAGCAAAATTTTAGTTCATCGGATTATCGTTTTAATCAGTTTGTAAGTGTGTGAATGTTTTTGATAAAGTTGTGTGTTTTGGTTCTGTAAGGGGAATGtactctgtgtgtgtgtgtgtggcaGCTTTAGTAGTATTGTCATTTTGTTGTAAACGTTCGGCGTAATTTAATGCAAGTTAAGTAGCATTATTTATTGTCTTTTCGTACTCTTTTACATTTTATGGCTCAGAATTTTCAGACTATCATTGTGAAGAGATGATTATGAATTTCTTGGATTTAACTTTACCTTTTTGCTGAgtgttataattattattttgtcaATGAGTTCctttgagctgggggtctatcgtcTATCAGATATAGCTTTTTTGCTTTTTCGAGGTAGCAGTGTATAATCTGCGTACAtttttaatcatgttttaaaatattctaaaaagTGAACTAATTTTTCCAGAAAATGAACGGGTAAAGCAAACATATACTAGGTAGTTACTAATTATAAACTTTGTAGTCATGTTTTTACTTCCAAAATTTAGTTGGATCttagaagatgattttttgtagttcctttgaaataattttttgaaaattgaggttgcattatattttttttttttaaaataaagaataaagtaaTGCTCAATGCTGTGATTTCACAAGTAAGGTGGGACGATATGGTGTATGCAAATCTAACATAcgccaaataaaaatattattattttggaaagACTTCTCTTATCCAAGTTGACAATTCATGATTTAGGAAACTTTTTTCAAAAACTCGTAAATTAGGTAGAGGTTTGactatgaaaactaaaatttgtgGTTAGAGTTAAGTTGTGTTTGATcatatcttttttgaatttttttttaacaattgaaaaaacttttttaaatataattttatgcctcaacttttacaaactatcaaaattacCCAACTAAATTTACCTATTAacgaaaaaaaaagaacacaattagccatttttataaaaataattacatatacattaaTAGCCATTTTCTCatattctaaaattttaaatatggatgttatattaacagatcactgcttcctattttttaggtaacaaatattatctttcaaaaaaatttattttttaggaatttattttctttatttttcattcctaaaaaataggaaatgatgagttgttattaaattttagggtgccgcttatttatttctttaatgtTCTTAtatatgaaagattttactgtgtgtgaataaattatttcaatgtaaaacatactttgtatatttatggtatattatatcatataccataaatatataaatatgtttagtatgtttctttatactttgtgtatttatatatgtgtgtatatggtatatacatggcataaatttcatatataacatattttgtatatttatgttataaatatgcttagtatgtttcttaatattttgtatatttatatatgtatgtatatagtatatacatggtataaactttatatataacatgttttgtatatttccgttataaatataataatttatatatttatgggtataaatataatactttatatatttatggatataaatataaattaacagtaaaataatgtcttaattaagggagaaaattaaataagggagaaaaacaatgatgagagagaaagagatatatattaattaggataacattaagtttgaaattataattatcttattctttaaaactattatatacgtaatattgaaaaagtaatgttataaggagagttttatgtaaaaatttaaaagattgggattatatgtaataataatagagttgaaattagagttgaaaaattgtgaaaaacaccaaaaacctgtttttctttttcagaaaaaattttcagaattattttctgaattttcatggtcaaacaccacaatttccaactcTAAAAATGTTTTtcgaaaaaaagggaaaaaaaccCTAAATTTTCGATGAGTCATCTTCGAATATACTCTTTTTAAATGCATCATGACATAAGTAACTTGAACTATACACTTGATATAACTACCATCATATATTTAATAACTTTCTTTCGTCCCCATAAGTGTTATCTTGAAATTAACGTACCCATTCAAATTGATCGTGTTCATTCTGATATTCAATGAAGAAGACATTCTCATTCtcattatatttgttattataattataatactTTGCATATTGAAATGGATGATATATGGTGGTAGTTTTATATATGGGGATGTTGCTGATTGAATTTTCTGTACTACGAGTTTGGATCCACGTGGAATATTGTCGGTGTTTTAGAATAagacaaattaaattaaatacaaCTTCCATTTCTCTCTATAACCTATTTACGTTATTACATATTTTTGTGGCTTGCATAACGTATGGTGTTTTTACGTACGAAAACTCTGCCAGTGACGTGTGGTGAAGTtcttcatcaaatccataatacCTTTGGGGTAATTTGGTTCGCTGAATTGGATGAGATATGTAAGAATatttcttgaaattatattatatCATTATCACTCTTATATGTGATAATAATCTCATTATTTCA
Coding sequences within:
- the LOC107877396 gene encoding protein CUP-SHAPED COTYLEDON 2-like, with protein sequence MENYQMHFDCGDPHLPPGFRFHPTDEELITYYLLKKVLDSNFTARAIAEVDLNKCEPWELPGKAKMGEKEWYFFSLRDRKYPTGLRTNRATEAGYWKATGKDREIFSSKTCALVGMKKTLVFYRGRAPKGEKSNWVMHEYRLDGKFAYHYISRSSKDEWVISRVFQKSATAITGTATSNGGKKRPSSSINNMYQEVSSPSSVSHLPPLLDSSPYSTTATSSSVVISARDHSFKKEHVSCFSTTATNSATIDPHSVFDISNTLHALPFTHYGRNSTFPSLTSLHENLQLPLFSGGASAMHGGFSNSIGNWSVPETQKVEQSELDCMWTY